One genomic window of Nakamurella panacisegetis includes the following:
- a CDS encoding amino acid ABC transporter permease — protein sequence MTAPATAQRGMTRKQRTTIIRTAQYAVIVLIVVVMALVGHWHDFKVQFLDWHVMGQILPRIIKTGFVNTLIYTASAFVFGLIVGLIIALMRMSEVRLYRWIATVYVELLRGLPTLLVLYLLTYGIPIVFGNNNKFFGNFYVLVTLGLGSVAAAYMSETIRAGVQAVPKGQMEAARTLGMSRGSAMRLVILPQAFRIIIPPLTNEVILLIKDSSLVFAVGLASSQYELTFLANTAASGGITGIDSSSSPLILAGLAYLVITLPLSQAVRALERNQAKRR from the coding sequence GTGACAGCACCTGCCACCGCGCAGCGGGGCATGACCAGGAAGCAACGCACCACCATCATCCGCACGGCGCAGTACGCGGTGATCGTTCTCATCGTCGTCGTCATGGCCCTGGTCGGACACTGGCACGACTTCAAGGTTCAGTTCCTGGACTGGCACGTCATGGGACAGATCCTGCCGCGCATCATCAAGACCGGCTTCGTCAACACGCTCATCTACACGGCCAGCGCATTCGTCTTCGGCCTCATCGTTGGCCTGATCATCGCGCTGATGCGCATGTCCGAGGTGCGGCTGTACCGGTGGATCGCCACCGTGTACGTCGAACTACTCCGCGGCCTGCCGACCCTGCTCGTGCTGTACCTGTTGACCTACGGCATCCCGATCGTCTTCGGCAACAACAACAAGTTCTTCGGCAACTTCTACGTGCTGGTCACGTTGGGTCTGGGCTCGGTGGCCGCGGCCTACATGTCGGAGACCATCCGGGCCGGCGTGCAGGCCGTGCCGAAGGGCCAGATGGAGGCGGCCCGCACGCTCGGTATGTCCCGCGGGAGCGCCATGCGCCTGGTCATTCTGCCGCAGGCGTTCCGGATCATCATTCCGCCGCTGACCAACGAGGTCATCCTGTTGATCAAGGACTCCTCGCTCGTCTTCGCCGTCGGTCTAGCATCGAGTCAGTACGAGCTCACGTTCCTGGCCAACACGGCGGCCAGCGGTGGCATCACTGGCATCGATTCCAGTTCGTCACCGCTGATCCTTGCCGGGCTGGCCTACCTCGTGATTACCCTGCCGTTGTCCCAGGCGGTACGCGCCCTGGAACGCAACCAAGCGAAGAGGCGATGA
- a CDS encoding ABC transporter substrate-binding protein produces the protein MPYAPFEVDDGSGKIVGFDIDFMDWMAKDLGVTTKISVQQFVAIKSGTATKTKKCDISAAAMTITAERMASITFSNPYYDASQALMVLSSSSAKSLADLKGKKLGAQTGTTGLAYAQKYAEQYGYTVLEYAQISDEEVALQASKIDAAIHDQPALNEYSKQQAGKVKIVDNFNTGEEYGFGVALGNTALATVANYVIAKSKADGTYLASYKKWIGGTPPTK, from the coding sequence TTGCCGTACGCGCCGTTCGAGGTCGATGACGGCAGCGGCAAGATCGTCGGGTTCGATATCGATTTCATGGACTGGATGGCCAAGGATCTGGGTGTCACCACCAAGATCTCCGTTCAGCAGTTCGTGGCTATCAAGTCGGGTACCGCCACCAAGACGAAGAAGTGCGACATCTCGGCCGCCGCGATGACGATCACGGCCGAGCGCATGGCCTCCATCACCTTCTCCAACCCGTACTACGACGCCTCGCAGGCACTGATGGTGCTCTCGTCCAGCTCGGCCAAGAGCCTGGCCGACCTCAAGGGCAAGAAGCTCGGCGCCCAGACCGGCACCACCGGTCTTGCCTACGCGCAGAAGTACGCCGAGCAGTACGGCTACACGGTCCTGGAATACGCCCAGATCTCGGACGAAGAAGTCGCCCTCCAGGCCAGCAAGATCGATGCTGCCATTCATGACCAGCCTGCACTCAACGAGTACAGCAAGCAGCAGGCCGGCAAGGTCAAGATCGTCGACAACTTCAACACCGGCGAGGAATACGGCTTCGGCGTGGCACTGGGCAACACCGCCCTGGCCACCGTCGCCAACTATGTCATCGCGAAGTCGAAGGCCGACGGCACCTACCTGGCCAGCTACAAGAAGTGGATCGGCGGCACTCCGCCCACGAAGTAA